The following are from one region of the Salvia splendens isolate huo1 chromosome 2, SspV2, whole genome shotgun sequence genome:
- the LOC121758963 gene encoding late embryogenesis abundant protein D-34-like: MDQEQPERPQVEAPPQQPIKYGDAFNVSGDLADQPIAPQDAAMMQAAEATVFGQTQKAGPAAAMQAAATINERAGLVGHEDATEAARQRGVTVTETESQGTRVITESVAGQVVGQFYEATPVLAATGAGRQAMVTIGEALEASGRAAGNKPVDHSDAAAIQAAECRATGSNLITPGGLAAAAQSAAAYNDGFAGNEGRVKLADILSGAAEKLPADKVTTREDAEGIMSAELRNDPHRKTHSGGVAEAVGAAASVNEEGGVIGDTDTTV, from the exons ATGGATCAAGAACAACCGGAGAGGCCACAGGTGGAGGCGCCGCCGCAACAGCCCATCAAATACGGCGATGCCTTTAACGTTTCCGGCGACCTCGCCGACCAGCCCATCGCGCCGCAGGATGCCGCCATGATGCAGGCCGCCGAGGCCACCGTGTTTGGGCAGACGCAGAAAGCTGGCCCCGCCGCCGCCATGCAAGCGGCCGCCACCATCAACGAGAGGGCCGGCCTCGTAGGCCACGAAGACGCCACCGAAGCTGCTCGGCAGAGAGGCGTCACGGTCACGGAAACTGAATCTCAAGGGACTCGTGTGATTACGGAATCTGTTGCAGGACAG GTAGTTGGGCAGTTTTATGAGGCGACGCCGGTGTTGGCGGCGACCGGAGCCGGGCGGCAGGCCATGGTGACGATAGGAGAAGCACTGGAAGCTTCCGGCCGGGCAGCTGGGAACAAACCTGTGGACCACAGCGACGCCGCCGCCATACAGGCTGCAGAATGCAGAGCCACCGGCTCCAATCTCATCACTCCCGGCGGCCTCGCCGCCGCGGCCCAGTCTGCTGCGGCGTACAACGATGGCTTCGCGGGGAACGAGGGGAGGGTGAAGCTCGCTGACATACTATCG GGGGCAGCGGAGAAACTGCCGGCGGACAAGGTGACGACGCGGGAGGATGCGGAGGGGATTATGAGTGCGGAGCTGCGCAATGATCCTCATCGGAAGACGCATTCCGGCGGAGTGGCGGAGGCGGTGGGGGCGGCTGCGAGTGTCAATGAAGAGGGCGGTGTGATTGGTGATACGGATACCACCGTATAA